One Desulfonatronum thiosulfatophilum genomic region harbors:
- the istA gene encoding IS21 family transposase — protein sequence MQTPDDVSAMLRLHELGWGAKRIARELGISKNTVKHYLRQGGWAAYRTPSRSKLLDGIEPWLEQCFHQHGGNADVVRQELLRQHGLRVSLRTVERAVQPFRQQLMAAAKATLRFETPPGRQLQIDFGTSRVMIGDELVRVYLFVATLGYSRRPFVAAFAHERQSAWLAGMEGAFAHFGGIPAQVLLDNPKALV from the coding sequence ATGCAAACACCTGATGATGTTTCAGCCATGCTGCGACTGCACGAGCTTGGCTGGGGGGCCAAGCGCATCGCCCGTGAACTGGGCATAAGCAAGAACACCGTCAAGCACTATCTGCGCCAGGGCGGCTGGGCGGCCTACCGCACGCCGTCCCGCAGCAAACTTCTGGATGGCATTGAGCCGTGGCTGGAGCAGTGCTTTCATCAACATGGGGGCAATGCCGATGTGGTTAGGCAGGAACTGCTTCGCCAGCATGGCCTTCGCGTGTCGCTGCGTACTGTGGAGCGGGCAGTGCAACCTTTTCGACAGCAGCTCATGGCGGCGGCCAAGGCGACCTTGCGCTTCGAGACCCCGCCGGGCCGGCAACTGCAGATTGATTTTGGTACCAGCCGGGTAATGATCGGCGATGAGTTGGTGCGGGTGTATCTGTTCGTCGCCACCCTGGGCTACTCGCGTCGTCCATTCGTCGCAGCCTTTGCCCATGAACGGCAGTCCGCTTGGCTGGCCGGCATGGAGGGTGCCTTTGCCCACTTCGGCGGCATCCCCGCCCAAGTGCTGCTGGATAATCCCAAGGCGCTGGTA
- a CDS encoding TIR domain-containing protein, producing MSKYHIALSFAGEDRDYVDRVATHLRENGVEVFYDKFEETKLWGKDLYTYLTDIYQNRALYTVMFVSEAYKEKLWTNHERQSAQARAFSESQEYCQTTG from the coding sequence GTGAGTAAGTATCATATTGCGCTATCTTTTGCTGGTGAAGACAGAGATTACGTCGATCGTGTCGCGACCCACCTACGCGAAAATGGTGTTGAGGTTTTTTACGATAAGTTCGAAGAGACGAAGCTTTGGGGGAAAGATCTTTATACATATTTAACGGATATATATCAAAACCGTGCACTATATACCGTCATGTTCGTATCTGAAGCCTACAAAGAAAAGTTGTGGACTAATCACGAACGCCAAAGCGCGCAGGCTCGTGCTTTTAGCGAGAGTCAAGAATATTGTCAGACGACAGGATAA
- a CDS encoding transposase, translated as MPRANRYFVPGHVWHITHRCHKREFLLKFSRDRQNWIKWLFEAWKRYQLQILNYTVTSNHIHLLVFSEEDVTALPRSIQLVAGRTAQEYNQRKNRKGAFWEDRYHATAVDTDKHLLKCMLYIDLNMVRAGVVEHPRQWPFTGYHEITSPPERYRLINREKLLEFLEGTDEATLVRDYASWVDDALGCGERREPDWTNSIAVGTRAFVERIQAKLGFKAVGRKIIGNDKSPGSVLRETPDSYNAHFGDEIGVLRQNNSLLLWNVLSQNSTD; from the coding sequence ATGCCAAGAGCCAATCGATACTTTGTTCCAGGTCATGTCTGGCACATTACCCATCGGTGTCATAAGCGGGAGTTTCTCCTCAAATTTTCCCGTGACAGGCAAAATTGGATCAAATGGCTTTTTGAGGCCTGGAAGCGATACCAGCTTCAGATCCTCAACTACACCGTCACCTCAAATCACATTCACCTCTTGGTTTTCAGCGAGGAAGACGTCACGGCCCTGCCCAGATCAATCCAGTTGGTTGCCGGCAGAACCGCCCAAGAGTACAACCAGCGCAAAAATCGCAAGGGTGCGTTTTGGGAAGACCGCTACCATGCCACAGCCGTGGATACGGATAAGCATCTGCTCAAATGCATGCTGTACATTGATCTGAACATGGTCCGGGCGGGGGTTGTGGAACATCCTCGACAATGGCCTTTCACCGGATATCACGAAATCACTTCACCACCCGAGAGGTACCGACTCATCAACCGTGAAAAACTGCTCGAATTCCTGGAGGGTACGGATGAAGCCACTCTGGTCCGTGATTATGCATCCTGGGTCGATGATGCACTTGGTTGCGGCGAAAGACGGGAGCCGGACTGGACAAACAGCATTGCCGTTGGGACCAGGGCATTTGTGGAGAGGATTCAGGCAAAGCTGGGATTCAAGGCGGTTGGGAGGAAAATCATTGGGAACGACAAAAGCCCTGGATCGGTGCTTCGTGAGACACCAGACTCTTACAATGCCCATTTTGGGGACGAAATTGGGGTTCTAAGGCAAAATAACAGTCTATTATTATGGAACGTATTATCTCAAAATTCAACAGATTAA
- a CDS encoding ATP-binding protein, with translation MADTPVVLVVGPRQAGKTTLVRQIAAQEMRYLTLDDELTLLAAKEDPVGLIRSLDRAVIDEIQRAPQLLLAIKKTVDEDRRPGRFLLTGSANLMALPMVADSLAGRMETLTLLPLSQSEIHGSNANWVDSAFTGHLLTATQPFLGNDLIETVLRGGYPEAVFRSSTRRRAEWSRQYINSIIQRDVRDVADVGKLDHLPRFLRALAQVSGQMCNYSQLGGQVGLDHKTAARYIGVFEQMYLLRRIEVWAQNRLKRIVKAPKIQFVDSGLLSTLANVTPTLAQKNRNCFGNALECFVYGELRKHMATAESDCQLLYYRDHDQYEVDFIIENAAGNLVGVEVKASATVTVGDLRGLKRLSSVAGEQLKMCVILYDGSETLPLGDGFWAAPLSSLWGR, from the coding sequence ATGGCTGATACACCCGTTGTTTTAGTAGTCGGTCCTCGCCAAGCCGGCAAAACCACGCTTGTGCGGCAGATAGCAGCCCAAGAGATGCGCTACCTCACTCTGGACGATGAACTTACATTGTTGGCAGCAAAAGAGGATCCCGTGGGCTTGATCAGAAGTCTCGATCGTGCTGTGATTGATGAAATCCAGCGAGCCCCTCAATTGTTGCTCGCTATAAAAAAAACAGTCGATGAGGATCGACGCCCCGGCCGTTTTCTTTTGACGGGGTCCGCCAATTTGATGGCTCTGCCGATGGTGGCCGACTCGCTTGCCGGGCGGATGGAAACGTTGACTCTGCTGCCGCTGTCGCAAAGCGAAATTCACGGTAGCAACGCAAATTGGGTCGACAGCGCTTTTACCGGTCATCTCTTAACCGCGACACAACCGTTTCTTGGCAATGACTTGATCGAGACTGTTTTGCGGGGAGGCTATCCCGAGGCTGTATTCCGATCTTCAACCCGACGCAGGGCGGAATGGAGCAGACAATACATCAACTCCATTATCCAACGTGATGTGCGTGATGTGGCGGATGTCGGAAAACTTGATCATCTTCCCAGATTTTTGCGGGCGCTGGCACAAGTTTCCGGACAGATGTGTAACTATTCCCAGCTTGGAGGGCAAGTCGGGCTGGATCACAAGACCGCTGCCCGTTACATTGGCGTGTTCGAACAGATGTATTTGCTGAGGCGCATTGAAGTCTGGGCGCAAAATAGACTGAAACGCATCGTTAAAGCACCTAAAATACAGTTTGTCGATTCCGGTCTTTTATCTACGCTGGCGAATGTTACGCCCACACTTGCACAAAAGAATCGTAATTGCTTTGGAAATGCTCTGGAGTGTTTTGTCTACGGTGAATTGCGCAAGCACATGGCTACGGCGGAGAGCGATTGTCAGCTTCTTTACTACCGCGATCACGACCAATACGAGGTCGATTTCATCATTGAGAATGCAGCAGGAAACCTGGTTGGAGTAGAGGTGAAAGCTTCTGCGACAGTGACGGTTGGCGACCTCAGAGGTCTGAAACGACTATCGAGTGTCGCTGGAGAACAGCTCAAGATGTGCGTAATTCTTTATGATGGTTCGGAGACCCTGCCCCTTGGAGACGGCTTTTGGGCGGCTCCGCTGTCATCTTTGTGGGGCCGGTGA
- a CDS encoding metal-dependent hydrolase, with product MEHRMIWHGHAAFQIVTPSLSVLIDPWFEGNPSSRTTHDALDKVDLVLVTHDHGDHVGQAVEICKKTGAHLLGIVETVARLKSLGLPEDQVVNGVGMNIGGTVRFHNLQATMVQAQHSSESGLAVGYILKLEDGTCLYHAGDTGIFSTMEIYGRLYSIDLALLPIGGVFTMDPRQAAMACAMLQCKEVVPMHWGSFPVLEQNSDAFAEQLGIYAAQVRLNSMKPGQTLIMGKQNLDFAARIEE from the coding sequence ATGGAACATCGAATGATCTGGCATGGACATGCCGCTTTTCAGATTGTCACGCCGAGCCTGAGCGTGTTGATCGATCCTTGGTTCGAGGGCAACCCGTCCTCTCGAACCACCCATGACGCCCTGGACAAGGTGGATCTGGTGCTGGTCACCCACGATCACGGGGATCATGTGGGACAGGCCGTGGAGATCTGCAAAAAGACCGGGGCGCATCTATTGGGGATCGTGGAAACCGTGGCCAGGCTGAAATCACTGGGGCTTCCCGAGGACCAGGTGGTCAACGGCGTCGGCATGAACATCGGCGGCACCGTGCGCTTCCACAACCTCCAGGCGACCATGGTTCAGGCCCAGCACTCCTCGGAAAGCGGGCTGGCCGTGGGCTACATTCTGAAACTGGAAGACGGAACCTGTCTGTACCATGCCGGGGATACGGGCATCTTTTCCACCATGGAAATCTACGGCCGGCTGTATTCCATCGATCTGGCCCTGCTGCCCATCGGCGGCGTGTTCACCATGGATCCCAGACAGGCGGCCATGGCCTGCGCCATGCTGCAATGCAAGGAAGTCGTACCCATGCACTGGGGATCGTTCCCGGTTCTGGAGCAGAACAGCGACGCCTTTGCCGAGCAATTGGGCATTTATGCGGCCCAGGTCCGGCTGAACAGCATGAAGCCGGGTCAGACGCTGATCATGGGCAAGCAGAATCTGGACTTCGCGGCCAGGATTGAGGAGTAG
- the uvrC gene encoding excinuclease ABC subunit UvrC gives MTLLFVSNAYPEAPGVYLFKDGKQRIIYVGKAKNIRKRLGSYFRPPKLLPLKTRAMMSKAAGVDILCTTTEKEALLLESSLIKKHHPRYNICLRDDKQYVLFKLDAKADFPRLTLTRRVLKDGALYFGPFISSHGARQTLKAVHRLFRLRRCKDTVFRNRIRPCLFHHIGQCLGPCVLDVSKTSYADMVRQVRMFLGGQSRELIAGLKELMQEHSDRMEYEKAAEFRDLLKGVNQTLERQAVVFHDELDRDVIGLVRNSQGTGLSVLFIRQGRLLDSKSYFWPIVEGDAVLESTGGEDNAPAEEEPDVLTELLESFLVQFYGPEQYIPRRIILPVSLDSDSTAEVLTERRGAAVRLTPARGDAEKRLVEMARANAMEAMKQREPDMGNLLAEQLLLPARAGRVEAVDVSHLGGQGVRVGMVVFEDGGPRKDAYRIHAIPELEGTHDDYLALAHWAKRRVAAGPPWPDLLLVDGGRGQLSAVMRALAEAGVEPAWPVASIAKAGRSGGELEDRVFRPGRKNPLPLKPGGKALLFLQHLRDSVHRFTISRQRQSRKKAALESRLTSIPGIGAKTSRILWNHFPDIDAMRKASLEELAALPGLGPDKAGKVYRGLRSEGGGS, from the coding sequence ATGACGTTGCTATTTGTTTCAAACGCCTATCCCGAGGCTCCGGGCGTCTATCTGTTCAAGGACGGCAAACAGCGGATCATCTATGTGGGCAAAGCCAAGAACATCCGCAAGCGCCTGGGATCCTATTTCCGTCCTCCGAAGCTGCTTCCCCTGAAGACCAGGGCCATGATGTCCAAGGCGGCCGGGGTAGACATCCTGTGCACGACCACTGAAAAGGAGGCCCTGCTCCTGGAATCCAGTCTGATCAAGAAGCATCACCCTCGCTACAACATCTGCCTGCGGGACGACAAGCAGTATGTCTTGTTCAAGCTGGACGCCAAGGCTGATTTCCCGCGTCTGACCCTGACCAGAAGAGTGCTCAAGGACGGTGCGCTGTACTTCGGGCCCTTCATCTCATCCCATGGGGCCCGTCAGACCCTCAAGGCCGTCCATCGCCTGTTCCGACTGCGCCGATGCAAGGACACGGTGTTCAGGAACCGGATCCGGCCCTGTCTGTTCCATCATATCGGTCAGTGCCTCGGTCCGTGCGTTTTGGATGTTTCCAAGACCTCCTATGCGGATATGGTTCGGCAGGTGCGCATGTTTCTCGGGGGGCAATCCAGAGAATTGATTGCCGGCCTGAAAGAGCTGATGCAGGAGCATTCCGATCGCATGGAATATGAGAAGGCCGCGGAGTTTCGGGACCTTCTCAAGGGAGTCAACCAAACCCTGGAACGGCAGGCCGTCGTATTCCATGATGAACTGGACCGGGATGTGATCGGGCTGGTGAGGAACAGCCAGGGCACCGGGCTGAGCGTGCTGTTCATCCGCCAGGGCCGTCTTCTGGACAGCAAGAGTTATTTCTGGCCGATCGTGGAAGGGGATGCGGTTCTGGAATCCACGGGGGGCGAGGATAATGCGCCCGCCGAGGAGGAGCCGGATGTTTTGACCGAACTTCTGGAGAGCTTTTTGGTGCAGTTCTATGGGCCGGAACAGTACATCCCGAGACGGATCATTCTGCCGGTATCCCTGGATTCGGACTCAACCGCCGAGGTTCTGACGGAGCGGCGCGGGGCAGCTGTTCGATTGACGCCGGCCCGGGGCGACGCGGAAAAGCGGCTGGTGGAAATGGCCCGGGCCAATGCCATGGAAGCCATGAAGCAGCGTGAACCGGACATGGGAAACCTCTTGGCCGAACAGTTGCTGCTTCCGGCACGGGCCGGGAGAGTCGAAGCCGTGGATGTTTCCCATCTCGGTGGTCAGGGGGTGCGGGTGGGAATGGTGGTTTTCGAAGACGGCGGCCCGCGCAAGGATGCTTACCGGATTCATGCAATTCCCGAGCTGGAAGGCACGCACGACGATTATCTCGCTCTGGCGCATTGGGCCAAGCGGCGTGTCGCCGCGGGTCCGCCCTGGCCGGATTTGTTGCTGGTGGACGGCGGACGCGGCCAGCTCAGCGCGGTCATGCGCGCCCTTGCCGAAGCCGGAGTGGAGCCGGCCTGGCCCGTGGCTTCCATTGCCAAGGCCGGTCGGAGCGGGGGCGAGTTGGAGGATCGAGTCTTCCGCCCGGGAAGGAAAAATCCGCTGCCGCTCAAGCCCGGCGGCAAGGCCCTGCTTTTCCTGCAGCACCTTCGGGACAGCGTGCACCGTTTTACCATTTCCCGGCAACGTCAATCCCGCAAGAAGGCGGCTCTGGAGAGCCGTCTGACGAGTATTCCGGGAATAGGGGCAAAGACGTCCCGGATTCTCTGGAATCACTTTCCGGATATCGACGCAATGCGGAAGGCATCACTTGAAGAACTTGCGGCCCTGCCCGGCCTGGGGCCGGACAAGGCCGGAAAGGTGTACAGAGGATTGCGGTCGGAAGGCGGCGGCTCATAG
- a CDS encoding Na+/H+ antiporter subunit E, with product MQAKTSSWFRYRGLIIQALLLTAVWLILSGRTDPIYLFWGFISIAFVMWMSSRLHDIPLTDNKSCGSTRIIIPRLIAYLFWLVWQIIKSGVYVAYVVLHPKMPIEPMIVRFTSKQPNVIARVILGNSITLTPGTFTLDIEDNLFTVHALTRDTEEDLVSGDMERRVARLYMQECQAEDMCCDIELITSGRGK from the coding sequence ATGCAAGCAAAAACCTCTTCTTGGTTCCGATATCGCGGGTTGATCATTCAGGCCCTGCTGCTCACGGCGGTTTGGCTCATCCTCAGCGGCAGGACCGACCCCATCTACCTGTTTTGGGGATTCATTTCCATAGCCTTTGTGATGTGGATGTCCAGCAGGCTGCACGACATCCCTCTTACCGACAACAAATCATGCGGATCAACACGGATCATCATCCCCAGACTGATCGCCTATCTTTTCTGGCTGGTCTGGCAGATCATCAAGTCCGGGGTCTATGTGGCCTACGTGGTTCTCCATCCCAAAATGCCCATCGAACCGATGATCGTCCGCTTCACGTCCAAGCAACCGAACGTCATCGCCAGGGTTATTCTCGGCAACTCCATTACGCTGACCCCGGGCACTTTTACCCTGGACATTGAAGACAATCTGTTCACGGTCCACGCTCTGACCCGGGACACCGAGGAAGACCTGGTCAGCGGAGACATGGAAAGAAGGGTCGCCCGCCTGTACATGCAGGAGTGTCAGGCCGAAGACATGTGCTGCGATATTGAATTGATCACTTCTGGACGAGGGAAATAG
- a CDS encoding monovalent cation/H+ antiporter complex subunit F, translating into MQTFFITIAMVLCIALLIPFYRVYKGPTVFDRLLGATAVGAKILTLILLFGLMFDRLDMFIDISLGYAILNFVGVIAMAKYFRSSTRAAK; encoded by the coding sequence ATGCAGACCTTTTTCATAACCATTGCCATGGTGCTGTGCATTGCCCTGCTGATCCCGTTTTACAGGGTGTACAAAGGCCCCACTGTATTTGACCGCCTGCTGGGCGCCACGGCTGTCGGGGCCAAGATCCTGACCTTGATCCTGCTTTTCGGCCTGATGTTCGACCGCCTGGACATGTTCATCGACATTTCCCTTGGTTACGCCATCCTGAATTTCGTCGGCGTGATCGCCATGGCCAAATATTTTCGTTCCAGCACGAGGGCCGCGAAATGA
- the mnhG gene encoding monovalent cation/H(+) antiporter subunit G has protein sequence MSFLQDALAVILVLGGTFFMLVGSIGINRLPDFFTRAHAAGKVDTLGILMFLTGLAVFEGFTLTAAKLLLIIIFVAFTSPVATHALARRALLYGMKPWYGNRKD, from the coding sequence ATGAGCTTTCTTCAGGATGCACTGGCCGTTATTCTCGTTCTGGGCGGAACGTTTTTCATGCTCGTGGGCAGCATCGGCATCAACCGCCTGCCGGACTTTTTTACCCGGGCCCATGCCGCCGGAAAAGTGGATACTTTGGGCATTTTGATGTTCCTGACCGGCTTGGCCGTTTTTGAGGGCTTCACCCTGACCGCGGCCAAATTGCTGCTGATCATCATCTTCGTGGCATTCACAAGCCCTGTAGCGACCCATGCCCTGGCTCGTCGCGCGCTGCTCTACGGCATGAAACCCTGGTACGGTAACCGCAAAGACTAA
- a CDS encoding hydrogenase subunit MbhD domain-containing protein has protein sequence MHWMIEFLLFVILIVAAVVGLSVRNLLAAAVILTIFSFLTAAIMVSLGAIDVAFTEAVVGAGAVGVFSIVAILMTSRKSRD, from the coding sequence ATGCATTGGATGATTGAATTTCTCCTTTTCGTGATCCTGATTGTTGCTGCAGTTGTTGGCCTGTCGGTTCGCAACCTTCTGGCCGCGGCGGTCATCTTGACCATCTTCAGTTTTCTCACCGCGGCGATCATGGTTTCCCTGGGGGCCATCGACGTAGCCTTCACCGAAGCCGTGGTCGGCGCCGGCGCCGTAGGCGTATTCAGCATTGTCGCCATCCTCATGACATCAAGGAAGAGTCGAGATTGA
- the mbhE gene encoding hydrogen gas-evolving membrane-bound hydrogenase subunit E produces MKTLQYFVLLAFLGILIVAVTSLPPRGDVTSPVHQHVNPAGTPVAGTYFIQHAYKDTKTPNMVTVILADYRAFDTLGEVIVVFAGGLACFFILNVGRRKP; encoded by the coding sequence TTGAAAACACTACAATATTTCGTCCTTCTGGCCTTTCTGGGCATTTTAATCGTCGCGGTAACGAGTCTGCCCCCCCGGGGCGACGTCACCTCACCGGTTCACCAGCATGTCAACCCAGCTGGAACACCCGTGGCTGGAACCTACTTCATCCAGCACGCCTACAAGGACACCAAGACACCGAACATGGTCACGGTCATCCTCGCCGACTACCGAGCCTTTGATACCCTGGGCGAGGTTATCGTCGTCTTTGCCGGCGGCCTTGCCTGCTTTTTCATCCTGAACGTCGGGAGAAGAAAGCCATGA
- a CDS encoding MnhB domain-containing protein, with translation MSTSNKQLCSKETAMMARTESPIIHLASRGISPVILLIGLYVFFHGHYSPGGGFQGGVLLAAAILLLRLSLGSALSQPIMPSWVTLRLSALGALIFAGIGLVSIFFGGNFLDYHYLPMPWLDPVYLRYYGILLVEVGVTITVMTTLVAIYDDLLGC, from the coding sequence ATGAGTACCAGCAACAAGCAGCTGTGCAGCAAGGAAACCGCAATGATGGCGCGCACGGAGAGCCCCATCATCCATCTGGCCAGTCGCGGCATCTCTCCGGTCATTTTGTTGATCGGTCTCTACGTCTTTTTCCACGGCCACTACAGTCCAGGCGGGGGCTTTCAAGGCGGCGTGCTCCTGGCCGCGGCAATCCTGCTGCTGCGTCTAAGCCTGGGCTCAGCCCTGTCCCAGCCGATCATGCCGTCCTGGGTCACCCTGCGACTCAGCGCCCTGGGGGCGTTGATCTTTGCGGGAATCGGGCTGGTGTCCATTTTCTTCGGCGGCAATTTCCTGGATTATCACTATCTGCCCATGCCGTGGCTTGATCCGGTCTACCTCCGCTACTACGGCATCCTGCTGGTCGAGGTGGGCGTAACCATAACCGTCATGACAACGCTGGTCGCGATTTACGACGACCTGCTGGGATGCTGA
- a CDS encoding cation:proton antiporter subunit C, with the protein MLEFIQGYYAYIFLATAFTIGLYGMMVKQNLMKKVLGMSIVAATTILFWIVGAYKEGAGVTVLDPRYGVENPEMYLNPLPHTLMLTAIVVAVVTLGVALALLIGIYREYKTLDEPTLLERMK; encoded by the coding sequence ATGCTCGAATTCATCCAAGGCTATTACGCCTACATCTTTCTGGCCACGGCATTCACCATCGGCCTCTACGGAATGATGGTCAAACAGAACCTCATGAAAAAAGTCCTGGGAATGTCCATCGTCGCGGCCACCACGATCCTGTTCTGGATCGTCGGCGCGTACAAGGAAGGGGCGGGCGTTACTGTTCTGGATCCTCGCTACGGCGTGGAGAACCCGGAAATGTACCTCAATCCGCTGCCGCATACCCTGATGCTCACGGCCATCGTCGTGGCCGTTGTCACCCTGGGCGTGGCCCTGGCCTTACTCATCGGCATCTATCGGGAGTACAAGACCCTTGACGAACCGACTCTCCTGGAGCGGATGAAATGA
- a CDS encoding complex I subunit 5 family protein: MISSQAPILIPMTFLFAAMLIPLVGAVNRAAAHLTAVLGSALALYFSVIGMQATLAQGRISYHIAGWMPPIGIEFVLDPLSAFICTLLCGITFIVMVFGKRSVEYEIPQKEIAFYSLSMLLLGGLAGMVMTGDLFNLYVYLEIAALAGYALVAIGDKRAVVSAFRYLVMGTVGATFYLLGVALIFISTGTLNMADIAQLMPLVHDSPAVIVGLVLIVLGTALKMALFPMHAWLPDAYTHASTTATALIAPIGTKVSAYVLFRVLFFVVDPDHLRTELFNLLQIIGYLGAAGIIWGSIMAICQSELKRMLAYSSVAQVGYIAVGISLASPLGFIGAILHALNHAVMKCCLFFISGNMRLRLGHSLIPQMTNGLRKSMPWTSAAFTLAAISMIGLPPTAGFFGKWYLALGAIEQSHWIFLTALLVSTVLNVAYFFRVMERMYLKPQEPEGVDYSTLVIARNEAPASMLIPTIILAVGLLVLGFANAWIVTNLIVPMIPGWL, encoded by the coding sequence ATGATCAGCTCACAAGCTCCCATCCTCATCCCGATGACCTTTCTGTTCGCGGCGATGCTCATCCCTCTGGTGGGCGCCGTGAACCGCGCCGCCGCGCACCTGACCGCGGTCCTGGGATCGGCACTGGCCTTGTATTTCTCCGTGATCGGCATGCAGGCCACACTGGCCCAGGGTCGGATCAGCTATCATATCGCCGGATGGATGCCGCCCATCGGGATCGAGTTCGTTTTGGACCCGCTCTCCGCCTTCATCTGCACCCTGCTCTGCGGCATCACCTTCATCGTGATGGTCTTCGGCAAGCGCAGCGTGGAATACGAGATCCCGCAGAAAGAGATTGCCTTTTACAGTCTGTCCATGCTCCTTCTGGGCGGCCTGGCAGGCATGGTCATGACCGGCGACCTCTTCAACCTCTATGTCTATTTGGAGATCGCCGCCCTGGCCGGATACGCCCTGGTCGCCATCGGCGACAAACGCGCCGTTGTCTCGGCCTTCCGGTATCTGGTCATGGGCACCGTGGGGGCGACTTTCTATCTGCTGGGAGTGGCACTGATTTTCATCAGCACCGGCACCCTGAACATGGCGGACATTGCCCAACTGATGCCCCTGGTTCACGATTCCCCGGCGGTGATCGTCGGTCTGGTGCTCATCGTTCTGGGCACGGCCCTGAAGATGGCCCTGTTCCCGATGCATGCCTGGCTGCCCGACGCATACACCCACGCCTCCACCACGGCTACGGCCCTGATCGCTCCCATCGGCACGAAGGTTTCCGCCTATGTGTTGTTCCGAGTCCTGTTCTTTGTAGTCGACCCGGACCACCTGCGCACCGAACTGTTTAATCTCCTGCAGATCATCGGTTACCTGGGAGCGGCGGGCATCATCTGGGGCTCGATCATGGCCATCTGCCAGTCGGAACTGAAACGAATGCTGGCCTACAGCAGCGTGGCCCAGGTCGGCTACATCGCCGTGGGCATCTCTCTTGCCTCGCCCCTGGGATTCATCGGCGCGATTCTGCACGCACTGAACCATGCCGTGATGAAATGCTGTCTCTTTTTTATCAGCGGCAACATGCGACTGCGCCTCGGACACAGCCTCATCCCCCAGATGACCAACGGCCTGCGCAAATCCATGCCCTGGACTTCCGCGGCTTTCACCCTGGCCGCCATCTCCATGATCGGCCTGCCGCCTACGGCCGGCTTCTTCGGGAAGTGGTATCTGGCTCTGGGCGCCATTGAACAGTCCCACTGGATATTCCTCACGGCCCTGCTGGTCAGTACCGTGCTCAACGTGGCCTACTTCTTCCGCGTCATGGAACGCATGTACCTGAAACCGCAAGAACCTGAAGGTGTTGACTACAGCACGCTCGTCATTGCCCGCAATGAAGCGCCTGCATCCATGCTCATTCCAACAATCATTCTGGCCGTCGGACTCCTGGTACTTGGCTTTGCCAACGCCTGGATTGTGACCAATCTCATCGTGCCCATGATCCCCGGCTGGCTGTAA